The following are encoded together in the Pontibacter liquoris genome:
- a CDS encoding M1 family aminopeptidase, with protein MKTTIRLLLYFCLVFGLGNAAVKAQAISSCALARGSASGQRTAVVSAAHQRLMNQYDVTFYKLDLQLERNSTFIAGTVTINAKAKAGGLSTFALELHPNFAIERVTAGTQVLEKVTRNGSEVTVAFPAAVPANGAISVSITYSGNAPADASAAIGNGFNTAVEPTWGNQITWSLSEPYAAYEWWPTKQVLSDKADSVSVFVTTSADNKVGANGRLTRTVDLPNGKKRYEWKSRYPIAYYLVSVAVSNYEEYVTYARPEGVSTPIPIVNYVYRGGALDKYKAEIDLTGPFIENYSELFTHYPFAAEKYGHSMAPIGGGMEHQTMTTQSTFEFTLTAHELAHQWFGDNVTCASWQDIWLNEGFASYGEYLSLQRFRPALARDWMENAHTYAFQKPDGSVLVPDTANVNRIFDYRLTYKKAASVVHMLRFAIQNDALFFEALRRYQQEFSGRTATTADLQRVFEQTTGLSLGNFFEQWYAGNGFPLLALEWNQQGAYVLLKANQTGSSQTPFFQTDVEYLLHTTTGDTTIRVTQQQPTETYVLQVPGTVTSVEVDPGRWLLLQVTQNVRNQALTVPQQELAILYPNPTTGALHFDQLNFAPTIAEVYDRLGRLVKRVHLTAPASPEVTVQELPAGVYLLQLSNGTLQYRSSFVKL; from the coding sequence ATGAAGACCACCATCCGCTTGCTCCTGTACTTTTGCCTTGTGTTCGGGCTCGGCAATGCAGCCGTTAAGGCGCAGGCCATCAGTTCCTGTGCACTTGCGCGTGGCAGCGCTTCCGGCCAGCGCACAGCCGTCGTATCGGCGGCACACCAGCGCCTGATGAACCAGTATGATGTCACTTTCTACAAACTGGACCTGCAACTCGAGCGCAACAGCACCTTTATTGCCGGCACGGTGACTATCAATGCCAAAGCAAAAGCCGGCGGGCTCAGCACTTTTGCCTTGGAGCTGCACCCGAACTTCGCCATCGAACGCGTAACCGCAGGAACCCAGGTATTAGAAAAGGTAACCCGCAACGGCAGTGAAGTGACTGTTGCATTTCCTGCCGCTGTGCCGGCCAATGGCGCAATCTCCGTAAGTATAACTTACAGCGGCAATGCGCCAGCCGATGCCAGCGCAGCCATCGGCAATGGCTTTAACACCGCTGTGGAGCCGACATGGGGCAACCAGATTACCTGGAGCCTGAGCGAACCCTACGCCGCCTACGAATGGTGGCCCACCAAACAGGTGCTCTCCGATAAAGCCGATTCGGTGAGTGTGTTTGTCACCACCAGCGCCGACAATAAAGTAGGGGCAAACGGACGCCTGACCCGCACCGTGGACCTGCCCAATGGCAAAAAGCGATACGAGTGGAAGTCGCGTTACCCGATCGCCTATTACCTTGTTTCGGTAGCTGTTTCCAATTACGAGGAGTATGTAACGTATGCCCGACCGGAAGGCGTTTCGACGCCCATCCCGATCGTGAACTATGTGTACCGGGGTGGCGCGCTGGACAAGTATAAAGCGGAGATCGATCTGACAGGCCCCTTCATCGAAAATTATTCGGAGCTGTTCACGCACTACCCCTTTGCTGCCGAGAAGTATGGCCATAGTATGGCACCCATTGGCGGCGGCATGGAGCACCAGACCATGACCACGCAAAGCACTTTCGAGTTTACCCTCACCGCACACGAACTGGCTCACCAATGGTTTGGCGATAATGTAACCTGCGCTTCCTGGCAGGACATCTGGCTCAACGAGGGCTTTGCTTCTTATGGCGAATACCTGTCGTTGCAACGGTTCCGGCCTGCGCTGGCCCGGGACTGGATGGAGAACGCCCATACCTATGCTTTTCAGAAGCCTGACGGTTCTGTGCTGGTTCCCGATACGGCCAATGTAAACCGCATTTTCGATTACCGGCTAACTTATAAAAAAGCGGCATCGGTGGTACACATGCTGCGGTTTGCCATTCAGAATGATGCGCTCTTCTTTGAGGCCCTGCGCCGCTACCAGCAGGAGTTTAGCGGCCGCACCGCTACCACTGCCGACTTGCAGCGCGTATTTGAGCAAACAACGGGCCTATCGCTGGGCAATTTCTTCGAACAATGGTATGCCGGCAACGGCTTTCCGCTGCTCGCGCTGGAATGGAACCAGCAGGGCGCTTACGTGCTGCTCAAGGCAAACCAAACGGGCAGCAGCCAAACACCATTCTTCCAAACCGATGTGGAATACCTCCTGCACACCACCACTGGCGACACGACCATCCGGGTAACGCAGCAGCAGCCCACAGAAACTTACGTGCTGCAGGTGCCCGGCACAGTTACCAGCGTGGAAGTGGACCCCGGCCGCTGGCTGCTGCTCCAGGTAACCCAGAACGTCCGCAACCAGGCGCTAACTGTGCCGCAGCAGGAACTAGCTATACTTTATCCCAACCCAACAACGGGCGCCCTCCACTTTGATCAGCTGAACTTTGCCCCCACCATCGCCGAAGTATACGACCGCCTGGGGCGCTTGGTAAAACGGGTACACTTAACCGCGCCGGCCAGTCCGGAAGTTACGGTGCAGGAGCTACCCGCCGGCGTATACCTGCTGCAGCTCTCGAACGGCACCCTGCAGTACCGCAGTAGCTTTGTAAAGCTATAA
- a CDS encoding TM2 domain-containing protein produces the protein MANILHFMPDLEHDEMAYVQTLVRDMPDSEAQQFANIYRARRKEPQLVLITAIIGFFGVAGIHRFLLGQIGMGLLYFFTGGICLIGTVIDIINHKRLAFEYNVKVAQQVLGMMQGFGRP, from the coding sequence ATGGCTAATATTCTACATTTTATGCCCGATCTGGAGCACGATGAAATGGCGTACGTGCAGACGCTGGTACGCGACATGCCCGATTCGGAAGCGCAGCAGTTTGCCAACATTTATAGGGCCCGTCGCAAGGAGCCGCAACTGGTGCTCATTACCGCCATCATTGGCTTTTTTGGTGTGGCGGGCATTCACCGCTTTTTGCTGGGGCAGATTGGCATGGGGTTGCTTTACTTCTTCACCGGCGGCATTTGCCTCATCGGCACCGTCATCGACATCATCAACCACAAGCGCCTGGCTTTTGAGTATAATGTGAAAGTGGCCCAGCAGGTGCTCGGCATGATGCAGGGTTTCGGAAGGCCGTAG
- a CDS encoding DUF2752 domain-containing protein has protein sequence MGFWQQARVWRKRGAPLTEAVLWMAGLGALACMDPDGAHLFSFCPWSWFGFNFCPGCGLGHAISFLLHGQWQASWQAHPLGGPALVLLVGRSIKLVRWHFSYLKQVNQPYSHG, from the coding sequence ATGGGTTTCTGGCAACAGGCTAGGGTATGGCGAAAACGCGGCGCGCCGCTTACGGAGGCGGTGCTATGGATGGCAGGGCTTGGCGCGCTGGCATGCATGGACCCAGATGGCGCGCATTTGTTCAGTTTTTGCCCGTGGAGTTGGTTCGGTTTTAATTTCTGCCCGGGCTGCGGCCTGGGCCACGCAATCAGTTTTTTGCTACATGGCCAGTGGCAGGCTTCGTGGCAGGCGCACCCGCTGGGCGGGCCGGCACTGGTGCTGCTCGTGGGGCGAAGTATAAAACTGGTGCGCTGGCATTTCTCCTATCTCAAACAAGTAAACCAACCTTATAGCCATGGCTAA
- a CDS encoding PQQ-dependent sugar dehydrogenase: MTNYLLSKTIRLQKRILPLLLLLGLGSCYRLTPSSGGGQGHVRIGARPVSPEAISLPAGYKATAVATDLTFPTSITFDAQGQPYVIEAGYAYGEVFLTPKLLRIEPDGRLTTIATGTKNGPWTGITFYNGNFYVAEGGQMQGGKILRITPQGNITALAENLPTLGDHHTNGPVVGPDGMLYFGLGTATNSGIVGPDNYDYGWLKRHPDFHDIPCQDVTLTGRNYTSQIPLAGTEGQQTTGAYLPYGTAATQGQTIQGSLPCSGAVLRLSPEGGPLELVAWGFRNPFGLAFSPAGQLYVNDNGYDVRGSRPVWGVGDYLWAVQQNTWYGWPDFSGGLAFDGEKFKPPGKEAPAPLLQAHPNQPPKPAATFGVHSSSNGLDFSTNASFGFPGQAFVAQFGDMAPQVGKVLGPVGFKVVRVDVHTGEITDFAVNKGKENGPASKLGTGGLERPVAARFSPDGQSLYIVDFGVMKVTEKKSEPQQKTGVIWKIMRTEK; this comes from the coding sequence ATGACAAATTATTTACTTTCAAAAACTATACGTCTGCAAAAGAGAATATTACCCCTGCTGCTCCTGCTGGGGCTTGGTAGCTGTTACCGCCTGACGCCCTCTTCGGGTGGCGGCCAGGGCCATGTTCGCATCGGCGCACGCCCCGTTTCTCCGGAAGCCATCAGCCTGCCCGCCGGCTATAAAGCAACCGCAGTGGCCACGGACCTGACCTTCCCGACAAGTATAACGTTTGATGCGCAGGGCCAACCATACGTTATCGAAGCCGGGTACGCCTATGGCGAGGTTTTCCTCACGCCAAAGTTGCTCCGCATCGAACCTGATGGCCGCCTGACCACCATCGCCACCGGCACCAAAAACGGCCCCTGGACGGGCATCACCTTTTATAACGGCAACTTTTATGTAGCTGAAGGCGGACAGATGCAGGGCGGCAAGATCCTGCGCATCACTCCTCAGGGCAATATCACGGCGCTGGCCGAAAACCTACCCACCCTGGGCGACCACCACACAAACGGCCCTGTGGTAGGGCCAGATGGCATGTTATACTTTGGCCTGGGCACGGCCACCAATTCCGGCATAGTAGGCCCCGACAACTATGACTATGGCTGGCTCAAACGGCACCCGGACTTTCATGATATCCCGTGCCAGGATGTTACCCTCACGGGCCGCAACTATACCAGCCAGATCCCATTAGCAGGCACAGAGGGGCAGCAAACCACCGGCGCCTATTTGCCTTACGGCACGGCTGCCACCCAGGGCCAGACCATCCAGGGCAGCCTTCCCTGCTCCGGGGCAGTGCTGCGTCTCTCGCCGGAGGGCGGCCCGCTGGAACTGGTTGCCTGGGGCTTCCGCAACCCCTTCGGACTGGCCTTCTCACCTGCCGGCCAGTTGTATGTAAATGATAATGGCTACGACGTCCGGGGTAGCCGCCCGGTGTGGGGTGTTGGCGATTACCTGTGGGCGGTGCAGCAAAATACGTGGTATGGCTGGCCCGACTTTTCAGGAGGCCTTGCCTTCGACGGGGAAAAGTTTAAGCCACCGGGCAAAGAAGCACCGGCGCCGCTATTACAGGCGCACCCGAACCAACCACCCAAACCGGCTGCAACCTTCGGGGTGCACTCCTCCTCCAATGGCCTCGACTTTTCAACAAACGCCTCTTTTGGATTTCCAGGGCAGGCCTTTGTAGCACAGTTCGGCGACATGGCTCCCCAGGTGGGTAAAGTACTGGGTCCTGTTGGCTTTAAGGTTGTGCGGGTGGATGTGCATACAGGCGAGATCACGGACTTTGCTGTGAACAAGGGCAAAGAAAATGGCCCGGCCTCCAAGCTTGGAACAGGCGGACTGGAGCGCCCTGTGGCTGCCAGGTTCTCTCCTGACGGGCAAAGCCTGTATATCGTGGATTTTGGTGTGATGAAAGTGACGGAGAAGAAATCGGAGCCGCAGCAAAAAACAGGCGTGATCTGGAAAATAATGCGCACAGAGAAATAA
- a CDS encoding c-type cytochrome, giving the protein MKLTSLLLLPCFILLLAACGTARRGTPLYAPVSTSEPAIAKGAIVFDTYCHKCHPGGEAGLAPALNNKPAPGVAIRFQVRHGLGAMPAFKETVISDEQLDNLLAYIKALRKAKKETPS; this is encoded by the coding sequence ATGAAATTAACCAGCCTCCTGTTACTGCCATGTTTTATACTGCTGCTGGCAGCGTGCGGCACTGCCCGGCGCGGCACCCCGCTTTATGCACCTGTCTCCACATCAGAGCCTGCCATAGCAAAGGGTGCCATCGTTTTTGATACGTACTGCCACAAGTGCCACCCCGGTGGCGAAGCGGGTCTGGCACCAGCGCTCAACAACAAGCCGGCACCCGGGGTTGCCATTCGCTTTCAGGTGCGGCACGGCCTTGGCGCCATGCCTGCGTTCAAGGAAACTGTTATCTCGGACGAGCAACTGGATAACCTGCTGGCCTATATTAAAGCCCTGCGGAAAGCGAAGAAAGAAACGCCTTCATAA
- a CDS encoding thiol-disulfide oxidoreductase DCC family protein codes for MLIYDGDCSFCKYWVRRWQHRTKDKVQYVPFQSVPDGFHDISREQFRRSVWLITADGRKLHAAAAVFELLAMGGQHGWNRAYYQVPLANRLFEFAYRVVANNRDLFYKLTKLFFRDARSPGP; via the coding sequence ATGTTAATTTATGATGGCGACTGCAGTTTCTGCAAATACTGGGTGCGACGGTGGCAGCATCGCACCAAAGACAAGGTACAGTATGTGCCCTTCCAGTCGGTGCCGGATGGCTTTCACGACATCAGCCGCGAACAGTTCCGGCGCTCGGTGTGGCTGATCACGGCAGACGGCAGAAAGCTGCACGCAGCGGCCGCGGTGTTTGAGCTACTGGCTATGGGAGGGCAGCATGGCTGGAACCGGGCTTACTACCAGGTGCCGCTGGCCAACAGGTTATTTGAATTCGCCTACCGGGTGGTTGCCAACAACCGCGACCTGTTTTATAAACTCACCAAGCTGTTTTTTAGGGATGCCAGATCGCCCGGCCCTTAG